In Aliiroseovarius pelagivivens, a single window of DNA contains:
- a CDS encoding M16 family metallopeptidase, producing the protein MKRIALVLAGLIALTLPARAEVAMEEVTSANGHVAWLVHEPALPFTALEIRFRGGTVLDRPDKRGAVNLMVGLLEEGAGDMDAQGFAESREALAASYGFDAGEDSIGISAQFLTENRDQAVDLLHEALTDPRFDDTALERVRTQVLSHLASRATDPSSIASDAFDAAAYGEHAYGSYDGGTVESVTALTRDDIVNAYRDTMVLDRIYVAAVGDITAQQLGPLLDQLFEGLPQTGAAMPDRVEFGLPGGTTVVPFDTPQSVALFGHGGIEREDPDFFAAYLVNTVLGGPSSISRLMNQVREERGLTYGIGSYLVPVDWTESVLGQFSSQNGVIGEAIDVVRDEWAKIASEGITQEELTAAQTYLTGSYPLRFDGNANIANIMVAMQLEGLPIDYIATRNEQVMAVTLDEANRVASEVYHPDALHFVVVGQPEGVVSN; encoded by the coding sequence ATGAAACGGATCGCTCTTGTTTTGGCGGGGCTGATTGCCCTGACCCTTCCCGCCCGTGCCGAAGTCGCAATGGAGGAGGTTACTTCGGCCAACGGTCATGTGGCTTGGCTGGTGCACGAACCGGCCCTTCCCTTCACCGCGCTGGAAATTCGCTTTCGTGGCGGAACGGTGCTGGATCGCCCAGACAAGCGGGGGGCTGTGAACCTGATGGTCGGCCTTCTGGAAGAAGGGGCCGGGGATATGGATGCGCAGGGTTTTGCGGAATCGCGTGAAGCTTTAGCAGCCTCGTACGGGTTTGATGCCGGGGAAGACAGTATCGGTATTTCAGCGCAATTTCTGACGGAAAACCGGGATCAGGCAGTGGATCTTCTGCACGAAGCGCTGACCGACCCACGATTTGACGACACGGCGCTGGAGCGTGTTCGCACGCAGGTTCTGTCGCATCTTGCGTCCCGCGCAACCGATCCAAGCTCGATCGCCAGTGATGCGTTTGATGCAGCGGCCTACGGGGAACATGCCTATGGCAGCTATGATGGCGGGACGGTCGAAAGCGTCACTGCGCTGACCCGCGACGATATTGTGAATGCCTATCGCGACACCATGGTGCTGGACCGGATCTATGTAGCCGCCGTGGGGGATATCACCGCACAACAACTTGGCCCACTTCTTGACCAACTATTCGAGGGCCTGCCGCAGACTGGCGCCGCCATGCCGGATCGGGTCGAGTTCGGTCTGCCCGGTGGCACAACAGTCGTGCCCTTCGATACGCCGCAATCCGTTGCGCTTTTCGGCCATGGCGGGATCGAACGCGAAGATCCCGATTTCTTTGCGGCCTATCTGGTCAACACGGTTCTGGGCGGCCCAAGCTCGATTTCGCGCCTGATGAACCAAGTGCGGGAAGAGCGGGGACTGACCTATGGGATCGGCTCGTATCTGGTTCCGGTCGATTGGACCGAAAGTGTGCTTGGGCAGTTCTCAAGTCAGAACGGAGTGATCGGCGAGGCGATCGATGTGGTGCGCGATGAATGGGCAAAAATTGCCAGCGAAGGCATCACACAAGAGGAGCTGACGGCTGCTCAGACCTATCTGACCGGATCGTATCCCTTGCGCTTTGACGGCAATGCCAACATTGCCAACATCATGGTGGCGATGCAGTTGGAAGGGCTGCCGATCGACTATATCGCGACCCGGAACGAACAGGTTATGGCGGTCACATTAGACGAGGCAAACCGCGTGGCATCCGAGGTCTATCACCCCGATGCGCTGCATTTTGTGGTGGTCGGTCAGCCTGAAGGCGTTGTGTCGAATTAA
- the mutL gene encoding DNA mismatch repair endonuclease MutL produces MPEDSPHISPDRSIRRPVIRQLDDAAINRIAAGEVVERPASAVKELVENAIDAGASRIEVCYADGGKTLIRVTDDGCGIAPDDLALAMSRHATSKIDGSDLLDIHTFGFRGEALPSLGAVGRLTITSRVDGFDAAVIRVAGGQTDPVKPAALSSGTVVELRDLFYATPARLKFLRTDRAEAQAISDVVKRLAMAEPQIGFTLRDVSGGGEGRVTFRADPETGDMFDALSGRLATILGRDFAENAIPIDAEREGLRLTGFAALPTYSRGAAVAQFLFVNGRPVKDKLLTGALRAAYFDFLSRDRHPAAALFVSCDPHLVDVNVHPAKSEVRFREPGVARGLIVSGLRHALANAGHRASTTVAGATLGAMRPESTEPRVYQMDRPSLGAMRSSYQAQMPAPETPGFAEMSAPSARFDPVIAPEQDAPQEALPLGAARAQVHENYIIAQTETGMVIVDQHAAHERLVYEKLKRQMAENGVARQALLIPEIVELSMGDVARLLEVADDLAAMGLVIEPFGGDAVAVRETPAILGEINATAMIKDVLDELADLGDSNMVQAKIEAVLSRVACHGSIRSGRWMRPEEMNALLREMEATPHSGQCNHGRPTYVELKLADIERLFGRT; encoded by the coding sequence ATGCCCGAAGACAGCCCCCATATAAGCCCGGATCGGTCGATCCGCCGTCCAGTTATCCGTCAGTTGGATGATGCTGCAATCAACCGGATTGCGGCCGGTGAAGTGGTGGAACGCCCGGCCTCGGCCGTCAAAGAGCTGGTGGAAAACGCCATTGATGCAGGGGCGAGCCGGATCGAGGTTTGCTATGCCGACGGCGGCAAGACACTGATCCGCGTGACAGATGACGGTTGTGGCATCGCGCCCGACGATCTGGCGCTGGCGATGTCACGTCATGCGACGTCAAAGATTGACGGCTCAGACCTGTTGGACATCCATACCTTCGGGTTCCGTGGCGAGGCGCTGCCCTCGCTTGGGGCAGTGGGTCGGCTGACGATCACGTCGCGCGTCGACGGATTTGACGCAGCGGTGATCCGCGTGGCGGGCGGGCAGACGGATCCGGTGAAACCCGCCGCCCTGTCCAGCGGCACAGTGGTCGAGCTGCGCGACCTGTTCTACGCCACCCCCGCGCGTCTGAAGTTCCTGCGCACCGACCGGGCCGAGGCGCAAGCGATCAGCGATGTCGTGAAGCGGCTGGCCATGGCCGAGCCGCAGATCGGCTTCACCTTGCGCGATGTATCCGGCGGGGGCGAAGGCCGTGTGACCTTCCGCGCGGACCCGGAAACGGGCGATATGTTTGATGCGCTCTCGGGTCGGCTGGCGACGATCCTTGGACGCGACTTTGCGGAAAACGCCATCCCGATTGACGCCGAACGTGAGGGGTTGCGCCTGACGGGCTTTGCAGCGCTTCCGACATATTCACGCGGAGCGGCGGTGGCGCAGTTCCTGTTCGTGAACGGACGCCCGGTGAAGGACAAACTGCTGACCGGTGCACTACGGGCTGCCTATTTCGATTTCCTGTCCCGCGACCGTCACCCTGCGGCGGCGCTGTTCGTGTCTTGCGACCCGCATCTGGTCGATGTGAACGTCCACCCCGCCAAGTCCGAGGTCCGATTCCGTGAGCCCGGCGTGGCGCGCGGGTTGATCGTTTCGGGGCTGCGGCACGCACTGGCGAATGCAGGGCATCGTGCATCGACTACGGTGGCAGGCGCGACGTTGGGCGCAATGCGGCCCGAGTCGACCGAACCCCGCGTCTATCAAATGGACCGCCCCAGCCTTGGCGCGATGCGATCGTCCTATCAGGCGCAGATGCCCGCTCCAGAGACACCCGGTTTTGCGGAAATGTCCGCCCCGTCCGCGCGGTTTGATCCGGTGATCGCGCCCGAACAGGACGCCCCGCAAGAGGCGCTTCCCTTGGGCGCCGCCCGCGCGCAGGTGCACGAGAACTACATCATCGCACAGACGGAAACGGGCATGGTCATCGTCGATCAACACGCCGCGCATGAACGTCTGGTCTATGAGAAGCTGAAACGCCAGATGGCGGAAAACGGCGTGGCCCGTCAGGCGCTGCTGATCCCCGAGATCGTCGAGCTGTCGATGGGCGACGTTGCACGTCTACTCGAGGTCGCGGACGACTTGGCCGCGATGGGCCTGGTCATCGAACCCTTCGGCGGGGACGCCGTCGCCGTGCGCGAAACCCCCGCCATCCTGGGCGAGATCAACGCCACCGCGATGATCAAGGACGTGCTGGACGAACTGGCGGATCTGGGCGATAGCAACATGGTGCAGGCCAAGATCGAGGCCGTTCTGTCCCGCGTCGCCTGCCACGGTTCGATCCGGTCGGGCCGCTGGATGCGCCCGGAAGAAATGAACGCCCTGCTGCGCGAAATGGAGGCCACGCCCCATTCCGGTCAATGCAACCACGGGCGCCCCACCTATGTGGAATTGAAACTTGCTGATATCGAAAGGCTGTTTGGACGCACATGA
- a CDS encoding DNA recombination protein RmuC, giving the protein MIQIGDITYDLSDPLVLLTLGGIALAVLIFILLLVVLRRAGRSTRVAEDMALQMGGLGQAVQVLGAGQDQLSGGLRTVSDTQASGQAQVLQAMETRLAHVQQQMNDRLHDNAMKSARAMSELQDRMKESLQGNAVKTTESLTQLQERLKVIDKAQDNITRLSGDVLSLQDILSNKQTRGAFGEIQLTDIVSKALPKDSYDLQATLSNGKRADCMIHLPNPPGPIVIDSKFPLEAYEALRRAGTPEELTLAARAMKTAVRAHIKAISEKYIIEGETADGALMFLPSEAVYAELHANFSEVVREGFEARVWIVSPTTCMATLNTMRAILKDARMREQAGAIRKELHLLSADVGRLGDRVANLDRHFHQASKDISEIKISAEKAGNRAKRLDNFDFEEVAEDDQTVVPIGKGPIT; this is encoded by the coding sequence ATGATCCAGATCGGTGACATAACCTATGACCTCTCTGACCCGCTGGTGCTTTTGACACTCGGCGGCATCGCGCTTGCGGTTCTGATTTTTATTCTGCTGCTGGTGGTTTTGCGCCGCGCCGGGCGATCAACCCGCGTGGCCGAAGATATGGCGCTGCAGATGGGCGGTCTGGGACAGGCGGTACAGGTTCTGGGCGCGGGGCAGGATCAACTGTCGGGCGGGTTGCGCACGGTGTCGGACACGCAGGCATCAGGACAGGCGCAGGTGCTGCAAGCGATGGAGACCCGCTTGGCCCATGTGCAGCAGCAGATGAATGACCGCCTGCACGACAACGCGATGAAATCCGCGCGTGCCATGTCGGAGCTTCAGGACCGGATGAAAGAAAGCCTGCAAGGCAATGCGGTGAAGACGACCGAAAGCCTGACGCAATTGCAGGAACGGCTGAAGGTGATCGACAAGGCGCAGGATAACATCACCCGGCTGTCGGGCGATGTGCTGAGCCTTCAGGACATCCTGTCGAACAAGCAAACCCGCGGGGCGTTTGGGGAAATCCAGCTGACCGACATCGTGTCCAAGGCGTTGCCCAAGGATAGCTATGACCTGCAGGCCACGCTGTCGAACGGGAAACGTGCGGACTGTATGATCCACCTGCCGAACCCCCCGGGCCCGATCGTGATCGACTCGAAATTTCCGTTGGAAGCGTACGAGGCGCTGCGCCGGGCGGGCACGCCGGAAGAGCTGACGCTGGCCGCCCGCGCGATGAAAACCGCCGTGCGCGCCCACATCAAGGCGATTTCCGAGAAATACATCATCGAGGGCGAAACCGCAGACGGCGCGCTAATGTTCCTGCCGTCCGAGGCCGTCTATGCCGAGCTACACGCCAATTTCTCGGAGGTGGTTCGCGAAGGGTTCGAGGCCCGCGTCTGGATCGTCTCGCCCACCACCTGCATGGCGACCCTGAACACCATGCGTGCGATCCTGAAAGACGCCCGCATGCGCGAACAGGCCGGCGCAATCCGCAAAGAGCTGCACCTGCTATCCGCCGATGTCGGGCGCCTGGGAGATCGCGTCGCGAACCTCGACCGTCATTTCCACCAAGCCTCGAAAGATATTTCCGAGATCAAGATCTCGGCCGAGAAAGCAGGCAACCGCGCAAAACGGCTGGACAATTTCGATTTCGAAGAGGTCGCGGAAGACGATCAGACCGTGGTGCCGATTGGGAAGGGGCCAATAACGTAG
- a CDS encoding DUF6924 domain-containing protein has translation MEDTTPFVRTDFSDSSKWKALLEEVSTENEMGFRAFVEPISDSRFDSADPVDVAHEYADAVVVFVVDVHTIQTGEVLCLNGEAPTEQIRAKAKDLWVVENNLSIGNLLFDELVEQVGEDGVLQSLEL, from the coding sequence TTGGAAGACACAACGCCTTTTGTCAGAACAGATTTTTCCGACTCCTCCAAATGGAAAGCTTTATTGGAAGAAGTCTCGACGGAAAACGAGATGGGGTTTCGCGCGTTTGTCGAACCAATTTCAGATAGCCGATTTGACTCAGCTGATCCCGTCGACGTGGCGCATGAATACGCTGATGCTGTCGTGGTCTTTGTTGTTGATGTGCACACTATTCAAACGGGTGAAGTTCTTTGCCTGAACGGCGAAGCACCAACTGAACAGATTCGCGCAAAGGCCAAAGATCTTTGGGTTGTCGAAAACAATCTCTCGATTGGAAACTTGCTCTTCGATGAGCTTGTTGAGCAAGTAGGAGAAGATGGCGTGTTGCAGTCTCTAGAGTTGTAA